The Pseudomonas sp. DG56-2 genome contains a region encoding:
- a CDS encoding OmpA family protein has translation MAALLLVGLVGLQGCASQRSESALDEAAAKFQTVKDDSDVLRSAPRDVIRAGESLARADRLSSYLGTGSDVRHYAYLSQRYSDIAREHSNLVLNQERLAKLELERQRLQLALREAKLASVQQQGKWLEAQIVSLATTQSDRGLVMTLGDVLFDTGRAELKNSANRTVLKLVQFLQLNPKRVVRIEGYTDSTGASDDNLKLSRDRAQAVADMLVDLGVDEKRIQVEGYGDQYPVEANASERGRAQNRRVEIVFSDEKGKLGAAR, from the coding sequence ATGGCAGCCTTGCTGCTGGTCGGACTTGTCGGCCTGCAAGGTTGCGCCAGCCAGCGCAGCGAGTCGGCACTCGACGAAGCGGCGGCCAAATTCCAGACGGTCAAGGACGACTCCGACGTGTTGCGCAGTGCGCCGCGTGATGTCATTCGCGCGGGTGAGTCGTTGGCGCGGGCAGATCGCTTGTCCAGTTATCTGGGAACGGGATCCGATGTTCGCCACTATGCTTACTTGAGCCAGCGCTACAGTGATATCGCGCGTGAGCACAGTAACCTGGTACTCAACCAGGAGCGCCTGGCCAAGCTTGAGCTGGAGCGTCAGCGCCTGCAGTTGGCGTTACGGGAGGCCAAGCTTGCCAGTGTACAGCAGCAGGGCAAGTGGCTGGAGGCGCAGATCGTCAGTCTGGCGACCACCCAGAGTGATCGCGGATTGGTCATGACACTGGGTGACGTGCTATTCGATACCGGTCGTGCGGAGTTGAAAAACTCGGCCAATCGCACCGTCCTCAAGCTGGTGCAGTTCCTGCAACTCAACCCTAAGCGCGTTGTGCGCATCGAAGGGTACACCGATAGCACCGGTGCTTCGGACGACAATCTCAAGTTGTCCCGTGACCGCGCGCAGGCTGTTGCGGATATGCTGGTCGATCTTGGGGTGGACGAGAAACGTATCCAGGTTGAAGGGTACGGCGATCAGTACCCGGTCGAGGCCAACGCTTCGGAGCGGGGCAGGGCGCAGAACCGTCGAGTGGAAATCGTTTTTTCCGACGAAAAGGGCAAGCTCGGCGCCGCGCGCTGA
- a CDS encoding DUF4398 domain-containing protein, with the protein MRIHSLFAAVALLALAGCANDPAPNEQLRLSEQALAQAKAVGATDEVPELKMAEDKMARAQVNMSNESYRDARMRAEQAELDARLAEARVLTSKSKEQLDLLQSRVNRLRKQLGEQP; encoded by the coding sequence GTGAGAATTCATTCACTATTTGCCGCCGTGGCGCTGCTGGCCCTGGCTGGATGCGCCAATGACCCGGCTCCTAATGAACAGTTGCGCCTCTCCGAGCAGGCGCTGGCGCAAGCCAAGGCTGTCGGTGCGACCGATGAGGTACCAGAGCTGAAGATGGCCGAAGACAAAATGGCCCGAGCTCAGGTCAACATGAGCAACGAATCCTATCGTGATGCGCGCATGCGCGCTGAACAGGCCGAACTCGATGCGCGCCTGGCCGAAGCACGGGTGTTGACCAGCAAGAGTAAAGAGCAGCTCGATCTGCTGCAGTCGCGGGTCAATCGCCTGCGTAAACAGTTGGGAGAGCAACCGTGA